In Mytilus edulis chromosome 8, xbMytEdul2.2, whole genome shotgun sequence, the genomic window AAAACAAAGTTTATATTTCCATTGTATGTAACAGCAGGAAAAAAACGTCATGTGACCCTATTCTGTtctttaaatattctaaaaacataaaacaagatCTATCATCTGATATATCATTTGGTTTTTGTTCTATTCATATCATGATGCTTTTTCGCTGTATAATCcgaacaaaatgtataatttttgtaaaatCTGTAGATTGAAATCAAACAAGATGACCTTGCACTTTAATTATTACTTTGAAaatatcacaaaatatattttcactAGCACGGTTTGATAAAGAAGGGaacaaatataatacatattcttgtaggtaatacatgaaaaataatataCACTTGTCAAGTTTTCAAAAacgtaaatttttttttcatttttgtttattgtaacAGACAGGTATGCAATGGTTCAAGTGTATCACACGATGACTGCCTTGGGTTCATACAttgtttttcatgaaattattttatagattaactTCTTTTTTGAGGGTTACATGTGCGTTTTTGGTTCAATTGATGAATACATATGATCTTCAGTGTATTTAAATATAGCAATTTCCCCGCCATCAAATCCAATCCACACATAGTCCTGACTGCTTACACTGCAACAGATAGGGTTATTTTTAAGTTTGTCCTTCTGAATACACTGCCCGTCAATGTCAACTAAATGCTGCTCACGTTTTGATCGACTGGTTATGGTGAGCAAAGATCTATTTAGAAATCCGGCACCTACAATATCGTAGTCTTCTGTTTCTCCAGGATTTAGAACCGACGGAAAGCGAAATCGCTGATTTCCATTTTTATCAACAACAAGGACCCACGATTCCTTTTCAGGGCGACATACAATGCAGAACAGGCCAtctttattttcacttatttgaACAGGGTTGGTGATGTCAACTTTATCTGTGTAAAGGGAAAGTTCTCTAGCAACTGACTTGCCACTGGAGTGCCGCCGTATTACATACCTTCCACGATCACCTGCAGACTTGTCGGAAAGACATACTATGAGCTCGTCTCCGCTCGTACCAGCCTTACAAATACAACATAAACTAAGCTCTCCTATGTTAATACTAGATGAAAGTGAAAACGAGGTTTTCCTTGTGACTGCTGAAGTAGAACAAGTCAACTGTTTTAAAGATTTCTTGTTCGCGAAGCCGATCACCAAACTATGTTTAGTATTAACACCAGCTGTGATTGGAACCTGGTCTAggtttttcaatgttttaaaagttatattGGCTCCTCTGCAATCTATGTCATTTACTTCACGAGCGATCAACCAAGCACATAATTCCATCTCTTGGGGGACAATCCAAACCACGTCTTTTCCACTGGCAAAGGACACCACTAACTTGAGTTCTTCCTTATCCCACTTCATTGCATTTACATAAGAGATGCTGTCTTCTTCGTTTTCTTTTAATGCTTCGTTTTGAGGTGCCACAATCCCGGAATCCTCGCTTTTAACACTTTCCGTCTCTTGACATTTGATAGGTTGTAGCATTTCATATATTCCAGCTTCAGTATGTCCCATAATGTGCCGCAGTTTACTTTTGGTTGCAAATTCTTCGTTAAACTGGTAGATCGGTACTTGTAAGTTTGGAATGGTATCGGTATATGGGTCGTGTTCTAGCAGTTTCTTCAAAGTCACGTGGTACTTAGCAATGTCCGTGTCGGGAATATCATTGCTATTCGTTTGGCAGGTTTCAAGTATTGTCTGAATATCGACTATACGTTTTTCTTGTGTTTTAATGAACCGTTTATACTCGTTTTCAGCAATCTTTTCTTCTGAATTTAGATTTTCAATTAATTCATTCTGTAATTCATCAAATGTATCATTAATCATCAGTCGTTTTGTTCTTATGAGTTCGACTTGTTCACTGACGGACGACTTTAGTATGGTCTGGACGTCTGATGCTTTTGATATTGATTCTTTTATTTGAGGAATTTTGGAATCTTCTGCATCTGTAATGGCCTTAAGAAGAGAGTTCCTGCATTTGGTTCCAAATTCTTTCAGTTTCATGAACTTGTGACTTTTATGCGGTCCTGTGATGCAGTCATCACAGACCAACAATTTACAGTCCTGACAAAAGAAACGAACTTCTTCATGTTCGTGTTGCTCACAACCGGAAATTAAAACCGACATGTTTTctgaaataaagttttaaatttaatacaaaaaggtaaacaaaacgtcttttcatgcatatttaaatTTGCGGAAATATAAATCAGTGCTTTTAGAtcatataatttattaaatatggCTTTTGTGAGAACTAGTGATGCAACAATATTAACGATAGCTAAGGTCTCTTCAGACATGCAGGAGGCCTAAATAATTGAAAATCCGACACTTGTAAAAAATTAAGAGCTAATAAACATTACTTGACAAAAAGTAATACAAAGCTGGGAAAAAAGCCGAgctttgtacatgtataagagAAATAGTTAGGTCGATTGAACTTTTTGTAACATTAAATTGTATTACCACAATATCCGTACTTTCGTGTCAAAAGTGCAGTACTTTACTGGGCTGATAATACTCTTAAGAACTTGCAGTCCACTAGCAGACGTATTGACCCAATTGTACTGCAGACGAAAAAAATGAATTCCTAAGACATTCATGATATTCTCTGCATGAAACCGATAATTCAAATGGAACACAACTTGACAGAAATATTACTTGGATGGCCTTtcataaaatgtataatttggTTGAAAATTTAACACAGGCACAATAATGTGTACTCTTTGGCTGATATTTCAAACATCTGACAGAAACCATGGAATTAAATAAACTTGAAGTGTGCAAGCAGGATTCTTAGATTATATTTTACCCAAAATGTGATATTCGTGCCgattgaaaattcaaaattggaTACATAGTTAAAATATAACCTAATGAGAACTACTCACACACAACTGTTTCATCGACAGATTGCAGTGCTATATATGCCATAATGAATGCATAATGTCCTGTACTGAGGTTTTTTTGTAATCATGCAGATTTGAAATTATAGATGGTTGTAGGACATGTTTAATATACACAGGACTAACTGAAACATTCAATTTGAAACCTTCCCCTTAGAATGATTTGTAGGATTGGAAGGATAATTGTGTTTGaatgatcatacatgtacatgtattatagttCACTACTAATTGATAACTTGATATGATATCGGATATCAAAGATGACTGGTCATAGTCAGCATATATGTAGGACATCCAAGACCCATTGGAAGTTCTGACTAGTTTCTCAGTTCACCGTATGACAGATTGAATTTTGATAATGTGCCTAAATTACCagaattatgttgttttttttgttgttgatctcTAGTCTAAGATTGTTGCAACTGCAAAAGAAACCAAATACTAAAAAAGTCGTCTTCTCAGGAACTGTATGATGTTATGCCTGAATAGACAGATTATGGTTCTGAACGATATTTAAGTTTTTGTTGGTGCTGATTCAAGACGGCTGCCACTACCTCACAAAATTAACATAAAACCTTTCTTTTTGCATTTCCATCTTCTCCCTGACAACATACGACCAAAAGTGACTGATGGTGTGTGTGCTTGCACGCAAACAACTTGTTCAACTTCACAACATGTTGTGTCTGGACTGCGTGGTGTTGTAGTTGCATTTGGTGTTCTGTCTTGAACTTTCCACTTTTTTggttattcttttatttattttttattggggTACGattttaaacttataaaaaatcattttcataaaaagtcagaaaagaaaaaatacaatagaATGAAAAAACCAACCTTATAGAGTTAATCTGTCATCGTATGATATCAAATGGGACAAGCGAACCTTCGATCTTCCTCTTTGATTATAGTATTTGTTTAAATAACTTGTAATAAATGTTCATCATTATATGTGTGCAGATAAAGACAGATAGTGCATTAGTAAATAGACGTAAAAATAGTACAGAAGTTGCAAGcggaaaaaaaatctttttaaaattgattgcaTGCAGAGTATTTTTACAGAAATTATATTACAACAAGCAGACTTGAAACATCCTTCCTGTTTCATGTATTCTAAGGTATATGTAGTTGGTTTAAACTATTtatcttactttaaaaaaaaataatctgacatTTCTCATAAACGATGCACGTTAAATACCACTTGCAggaataaatgaaacaaaaagcaATTTCGTTTATATAtttgaattcttattattcatcaAGCAAAAGTATAATACAATGTAATTGTCCTCCGCCTCCCTCCTTACCACTGAGGCTTATAATCcaaacgcacgtttcgtctacaatagcaACAATAATGTCGCTATCCTTAAAACAGTTGGAGTGCCAAATCAAATTAAAGTTAAATAGCATAAATTATCTaaaatcaaaagtttcaaaatgtGGCACCAATATAGTTAAGACCATATACCTGGGGTAGAAATACCTTTagtgtttgataaaaaaaaataacagttctATAAGCAGTACAAAGCAGTTTTAATTTATGACTTGTCATTCATACAAAATATACCGCCGGGAGATCCCGAGGaggtaaataaaatacactttccTTCAGTATCTGACCATAATACATTTGCGAGTATCGGTTATTCAGATTTTGTAATGGTACACGGGAGATAACTCAATTTGAACAATGTTAAAtgtaaagtacaaatgtatttactATTATAGGTAAATATtgaaccactaattcaggcccgtcggaaagaacatacaagaaagtagtacatattttaaacaaaatagttcctacatGTACGCATATCTGTATATTTGGGTAGTTttagtatcaaatgaaagcttggggTGATCACTGTCGAACCCTTGGTAAAAGTTTTATTTGAAGAACAAAGAAGTAATGAAATTTTAATAGGAGGGTTCATTTgacctgttgttcagatcagaagttccTGGTTTTCTACTTTCAAACTTCcgggaaccagtacgctctaatatgcaattaaaggtatgttgattttttcagcacaagtcaggatGAGGTATagtttttacataaaaataattgccactttatttgaacttaacaCAAAGTAGCCATTAATACTTGAATTAGCAGAATTTAGCATAATAAGCaatggggctatgaattagtggttttataaTTATACCATACTAGATATACCAAACATACTCGAAATGATGACCGAacagtttacaaaatataaattggaCTATAATACTTCAAAACTAAATAAatctaaaaatttattataaCTCAACTTATTTATAAAGCATTTGCTGTGCGGACGAACTAGTCGGCATTTAATATTGATCTGACATTATGTGACGatacatatataataatacataaatagaaaatttgataatttaggCTAACAGATATGCCTATCTTAATTTAAGAAACAATGTAAAAGATTATAATCCTTGAATCTTTTATTATTTCCGTCTTAAGGAGGCTAGAgggtacaaaaaaatcagcaaaaattgaaacatttgttttttcattacaaattttattcattacactCATGGCTgtaactttatgatatggtacaacaatctacaaaaaaatatcaattcgttttggccccagatgacttttaaaatgtttatatcattgaaaaagctccaaattattttcctttggtgaaaaaatgtccttttttcacaaaaattgaaacaattgttttgactcatcggtgacctatttttttaattttttttttcaaaaatgaactGTGCTTTAAACTAtagtaaaatttaagcgatttctataattttattagttctttttttatttcgattttactttttttctcctattagttcaacagaaaaaagtaccttaacaaaaatgcatgcttctttcaaaAGCatattgtgagcttaaatgaacggtgaccccatttttttatttaatttttccatttataggataaagtttatttatagaaaaaatagcgaaatcctatatctaaaaaaaaaaatgatttagacccacgAGCCCCCTTAAGTGAAGAATGCCTTCCAGGAAATtcataaaatgtaattttatggAAACCTGTAACTCGAGGTTATGCTTTTGCAGGCCTTACATTTGTTTGTACTTCGACCTATTatagtttatttttacaaagtgTGACTTTGATGTAGAGGTGTCTccttggcacttataccacatcttcttatatctatagaaaaCTAAATTCTGAGAAACAAGAATGCCCAACAAATGCTTCAGAAGAATAACCAGGTAATTCTCTAATTGTCACACTCGTCATGTTCCACTTTGAAAGTGTACACCCATTTATTAGTACATAACTGACATGTTCAATTGTTTCCTTTCAGGAATATAGTAGGCTACAACCGAAATGTTATCACGTGTATCATgtatcctaagtcaggaacctgatgttcaatGGTTGTAGTTTGTAGGTTCACAAGTGTTTcccgtttttatatagattagtccGAACGTTTTCCTGCTTTAATAGTTTTACGCGGATCATTACTATTCGtttgagtcaaggctccgtgttaaaggccgtactttagatgtcagaccaccaattactccttcaaatttagaacgtaaaaGGAGCCCTACTTTGACATAAAAGAGTGCCTTTGAtatccttgtttacttaaactaaccaacaaatttgcaaaTATGTagcttttggtgaaagagaaatgtATTTAGGCCATTCTGAGCAAAAaattacttgtctatgagtttgcattaaaaaatgaggattaatgcgctacatacatgtagtttcttgtgtacaatttggaaattagtatggcgatccttatcactgaactagtatatatttgtttaggggccagctgaaggacgcctccgggtgcgggaatttcatacttcgctacattgaagacctgttggtgaccttctgctgttgttttttctatggtcgggttgttgtctttttgacacattccccatttccattctcaatttttatatagtataataatttaagatttccagaaaaccaggggtcaGTTTTTTCTACGAAGGTTTTAAAGGTATGTTGGAAATTGACATATAGAAGTCTGATATATGTAAATTTTAGGATAAtttatacctggtttctatgaagttaaacttaaggtaaaatatttagaaagctgtgaaaatttggttgaacagatagggattttaaattggtggtctgacaccttttacCCTGTAATGTTTTACTTTCACAAATTGAGACTTgggtggaaaattgtctcattggcactcataccacatccatttatatatatacacgCGCCAACGAAGTGAATGTGTCATTAACTATGTACAAGtttgataaaacaaatgaaaacaaagaaaaagtcGGTCGATGTGTTCACCTTTATCAACTTATAACATTTGTAGATAATATAGTTATGATTTTTGTACCTTTGAGCACATtaccacggtgggtatggttgtcctgcgagagaacgtactgtgctggtgattcggtcctgacgggtgctggtgggtcctgattctgtgctggtgggtttgtttacattgtatcagaacggcaataaaacgactgttttgttgcttaatttttctctgatgcgtcataagtaccatgcaaagtatattacaacaatattatattgaaaaagtcgtgcaagttcgttaaacggaattgtcctgtcgctgtgctggtgataagaaaaacggtcctggttctgtgctcctatgtcctggttctgtgcctttatattttagttaaaagtgtcatatattttatatcattgatgctgtactgttattgactaattaactgttgtctactttcttgaaattgacatttttgtgaatctgtttactgttattatgagagaaaacatacccctatttttttttttttaaattaactgtaatcttatttattggcctgttaatggaacccttcttgtcccattttaagataagaaaatatgttaacgtttttcgggattacgatcattttgcaagatcatgaaaatacgttgtaatttatacaatacttatataaagtatatgatgtggtatgtttgttgtcaatggacaaatttccataagaaaccaaaggaagtatgtgttaacaaccatacgtcatcgtacgaccttcaacaataacccataaaataaaaatgtctttggcagcttaaaacacatttgtttttgaACAATTGAGTgatgactataagaatgacaatagtattgcggatttgtttgtttgattgtttgtttttttttttttttttttttttggggggggggggggataggggataagttagagcgaggttacagtgaaaattttaagcttgga contains:
- the LOC139484649 gene encoding uncharacterized protein encodes the protein MSVLISGCEQHEHEEVRFFCQDCKLLVCDDCITGPHKSHKFMKLKEFGTKCRNSLLKAITDAEDSKIPQIKESISKASDVQTILKSSVSEQVELIRTKRLMINDTFDELQNELIENLNSEEKIAENEYKRFIKTQEKRIVDIQTILETCQTNSNDIPDTDIAKYHVTLKKLLEHDPYTDTIPNLQVPIYQFNEEFATKSKLRHIMGHTEAGIYEMLQPIKCQETESVKSEDSGIVAPQNEALKENEEDSISYVNAMKWDKEELKLVVSFASGKDVVWIVPQEMELCAWLIAREVNDIDCRGANITFKTLKNLDQVPITAGVNTKHSLVIGFANKKSLKQLTCSTSAVTRKTSFSLSSSINIGELSLCCICKAGTSGDELIVCLSDKSAGDRGRYVIRRHSSGKSVARELSLYTDKVDITNPVQISENKDGLFCIVCRPEKESWVLVVDKNGNQRFRFPSVLNPGETEDYDIVGAGFLNRSLLTITSRSKREQHLVDIDGQCIQKDKLKNNPICCSVSSQDYVWIGFDGGEIAIFKYTEDHMYSSIEPKTHM